In Mustela erminea isolate mMusErm1 chromosome 20, mMusErm1.Pri, whole genome shotgun sequence, the sequence gtagcaccactgAAACCACCAgccccaccaccacaggaaccaccaccacttcaactcccactgccagtagcaccacagaAACCACCAGCACCACCGGAAGcaccaccactccgactcccactgccaCTAGCACTacgggaaccaccaccaccacaggaaccaccaccactccgactcccactgccagtagcaccacagaaaccaccagcaccaccaccacaggaaccaccaccactctgcctcccactgccagtagcaccactggaaccaccaccaccaccggaaGCACCACCACTCCGACTCTCACTACCAGTagcaccacaggaaccaccaccaccacaggaaccaccaccactccgactaccactgccagtagcaccacggtaAACACCACCACATCAGGAACAACCATcactccgactcccactgccCGTAGCACCACAGAAACCACCAgccccaccaccacaggaaccaccaccactccgactcccactgccagtagcaccacagaaaccaccagcaccaccaccacaggaacgaCCACCACTCTgcctcccactgccagtagcaccacgggaaccaccaccaccaccagaagcaccaccactccgactcccactgccactagcaccacgggaaccaccaCCGCCAtaggaaccaccaccactccgactccctctgccagtagcaccacgggaaccaccaccaccacaggaaccaccaccactccgactcccactgccGGTAGCACCACGGTAACCACCACCACATCAGGAACAaccaccactccgactcccactgccagtagcaccacagaaaccaccagcaccaccaccacaggaaccaccaccactccgactcTGACAGCCAGTAGCAGCacgggaaccaccaccaccacaggaaccaccaccactccgactcccactgccagtagcaccacgggaaccaccaccaccacaggaaccaccaccactccgacttccactgccagtagcaccacagaaaccaccagcaccaccaccacaggaaccaccaccactctgcctcccactgccagtagcaccaccggaatcaccaccaccaccggaagcaccaccactccgactcccactgccagtagcaccacgggaactgccaccaccggaaacgccaccaccacgacccccacctccagaagcaccacgggaaccgcgACCACCACCAGaaccgccacaaccctgacctccactGCCAGTAGCACGACAGGAACTGCCACCACtggaaacgccaccaccacgaccTCCACCTCCAGTAGCACCATGGGAACCGCCACCACCCCGACCaccaccgccagtagcaccaccggaaccaccaccaccgccatgaGCCCTACTGCCAGTGGCACCACAGGAACCGCCATGACCACTGGaaccgccacaaccctgacctccaccgccagtagcaccacgggaactgccaccaccggaaacgccaccaccacgacccccacctccagaaggACCACGGGAACTGCCACCACCATCGAaaccgccacaaccctgacctacaccgccagtagcaccacgggaactgccaccaccggaaacgccaccaccacgacccccacctccagaagcaccacgggaaccgccaccaccaccgGAACCGCCACAACGCTGACCTCCATCGCCAGTAGCACCATAGGAACTGCCaccaccggaaacgccaccaccacgacccccacctccagTAGCACTACGGGAACAGCCACCACCACCGGaaccgccacaaccctgacctcctCCACCAGTAGCACCAAGGGAACCGCCACCACCAGAAACGCCACCACCACTACACCAACcaccagtagcaccacgggaaccgacACCACCCCGACCACGACGGCCAGTAGCACCACcggaaccaccaccaccgccatgaTCCcgactgccagtagcaccacaggaaccaccatGACCACTGGaaccgccacaaccctgacctccaccgccagtagcaccacgggaactgccaccaccggaaatgccaccaccacgacccccacctccagaagcaccacgggaaccgccaccaccatcgaaaccgccacaaccctgacctccaccgccagtagGACCACAGGAACTGCCaccaccggaaacgccaccaccacgaccccTACCTCCAGTAGCACTacgggaaccgccaccaccatcGGAACCGCCACAATcctgacctccaccgccagtagcaccacgggaactgccaccaccggaaacgccaccaccatGACCCCCACCTCCAGACGTACCACGGAAACCGCCACCACCATCGAaaccgccacaaccctgacctccaccgccagtagcaccacgggaactgccaccaccggaaacgccaccaccacgacccccacctccagaagcaccacgggaaccgcgACCACCACCAGaaccgccacaaccctgacctccactGCCAGTAGCACGACAGGAACTGCCACCACtggaaacgccaccaccacgaccTCCACCTCCAGTAGCACCATGGGAACCGCCACCACCCCGACCaccaccgccagtagcaccaccggaaccaccaccaccgccatgaGCCCTACTGCCAGTGGCACCACAGGAACCGCCATGACCACTGGaaccgccacaaccctgacctccaccgccagtagcaccacgggaactgccaccaccggaaacgccaccaccacgacccccacctccagaaggACCACGGGAACTGCCACCACCATCGAaaccgccacaaccctgacctccaccgccagtagcaccacgggaactgccaccaccggaaacgccaccaccacgaccccTACCTCCAGTAGCACTACGCGAACCGCCACCACCATCGGAACCGCCACAACCTGgacctccaccgccagtagcaccacgggaaccgccaccaccatcGAAACAgccacaaccctgacctccaccgccagtagcaccacgggaaccgccaccacTGGAAACGCCACCACCACTACATCCACcaccagtagcaccacgggaaccgacACCGCCCCGACCACCAGGGCCAGTAGCACCACcggaaccaccaccaccgccatgaTCCCTACTGCCAGTGGCACCACAAAAACCGCCATGACCACTGGaaccgccacaaccctgacctccaccgccagtagcaccaaGGGAACCGCCACCACTGGAAACGCCACCACCACTACACCCACCACCAGTAGCGCCACGGGAACCGACACCACCCCGACCaccaccgccagtagcaccaccggaaccaccaccaccgccatgaTCCctactgccagtagcaccacaggaaccagtagcaccacgggaaccgccatgaccacgggaaccgccacaaccctgacctccaccgccagtagcaccacgggaactgccaccaccggaaacgccaccaccacgaccccctcctccagaagcaccacgggaaccgccaccaccaccgaaaccgccacaaccctgacctccaccgccagtagGACCACAGGAACTGCCaccaccggaaacgccaccaccacgaccccTACCTCCAGTAGCACTacgggaaccgccaccaccaccgGAACCGCCACAACCCGTacctccaccgccagtagcaccacgggaaccgccaccacTGGAAACGCCACCACCACTACACCCACcaccagtagcaccacgggaaccgacACCACCCCGACCaccaccgccagtagcaccaccggaaccaccaccaccgccatgaCCCCTACTGCCAGTGGCACCACAGGAACCGCCCTGACCACTGGAACCGCCACAACActgacctccaccgccagtagcaccacgaGAACCGCAGCAACCGGAAATgccaccaccacgacccccacctccagaagcaccacgggaaccgccaccaccaccgaaaccgccacaaccctgacctccaccgccagtagGACCACAGGAACTGCCaccaccggaaacgccaccaccacgacGCCCACctccagtagcaccacgggaaccgccaccaccatcGGAACCGCCACAACCCGgacctccaccgccagtagcaccacgggaaccgccaccacTGGAAATGCCAACACCAcaacccccacctccagaagcaccacgggaaccgaCACCACCCCGACCACCACGGCCAGTAACACCACcggaaccaccaccaccgccatgaTCCCTACTGCCAGTGGCACCACAGGAACCGCCCTGACCACTGGAACCGCCACAACActgacctccaccgccagtagcaccacgggaaccgcagcaaccggaaacgccaccaccacgacccccacctccagaagcaccaagggaaccgccaccaccatcgaaaccgccacaaccctgacctccaccgccagtagGACCACAGGAACTGCCaccaccggaaacgccaccaccacgaccccTACCTCCAGTAGCACTacgggaaccgccaccaccatcGGAACCGCCACAACCCGGACCTCCAcagccagtagcaccacgggaaccgccgCAACCcgaaacgccaccaccacgacccccacctccagaagcaccacgggaaccgccaccaccatcGAAACAGCCACAACCGTGACCTTTACCGCCAGTAGGACCACAGGAACCGCCaccaccggaaacgccaccaccactACACCCACcaccagtagcaccacgggaaccgacACCACCACGACCACCAGGGCCAGTAGCACCACCGGAAACACCACCACCGCCATGATCCctactgccagtagcaccacaggAACCGCCATGACCACTGGaaccgccacaaccctgacctccaccgccagtagcaccacgggaaccgcagcaaccggaaacgccaccaccacgacccccacctccagaagcaccacgggaaccgccaccaccatcgaaaccgccacaaccctgacctccactgccagaagcaccacgggaaccgccaccaccggaaacgccaccaccacgacccccacctccagTAGCACCATGGGAACCGCCACCACCCCGACAaccaccgccagtagcaccaccggaaccaccaccaccgccatgaTCCCTACTGCCAGTGGCACCACAGGAACCAGTAGTACCACGGGAACCGCCATGACCACGGGaaccgccacaaccctgaccgccaccgccagtagcaccacgggaactgccaccaccggaaacgccaccatcacgacccccacctccagaagcaccacgggaaccgccaccaccaccgAAACCGCCACAACCGTGACCTTTACCGCCAGTAGGACCACAGGAACCGCCaccaccggaaacgccaccaccactACACCCACcaccagtagcaccacgggaaccgacACCACCACGACCACCAGGGCCAGTAGCACCACCGGAAACACCACCACCGCCATGATCCctactgccagtagcaccacaggAACCGCCATGACCACTGGaaccgccacaaccctgacctccaccgccagtagcaccacgggaaccgcagcaaccggaaacgccaccaccacgacccccacctccagaagcaccacgggaaccgccaccaccatcgaaaccgccacaaccctgacctccactgccagaagcaccacgggaaccgccaccaccggaaacgccaccaccacgacccccacctccagTAGCACCATGGGAACCGCCACCACCCCGACAaccaccgccagtagcaccaccggaaccaccaccaccgccatgaTCCCTACTGCCAGTGCACCACAGGAACCAGTAGTACCACGGGAACCGCCATGACCACGGGaaccgccacaaccctgaccgccaccgccagtagcaccacgggaactgccaccaccggaaacgccaccatcacgacccccacctccagaagcaccacgggaaccgccaccaccatcgaaaccgccacaaccctgacctccactgccagaagcaccacgggaaccgccaccaccggaaacgccaccaccacgacccccacctccagtagcaccacgggaaccgccaccaccCCGACAaccaccgccagtagcaccaccggaaccaccaccaccgccatgaTCCCTACTGCCAGTGGCACCACAGGaaccagtagcaccacgggaaccgccatGACCACGGGAACTgccacaaccctgacctccaccgccagtagcaccacgggaactgccaccaccggaaacgccaccacAGCTACACCCACCACCAGTACCACCACGGGAACCGACACCACCCCGACCaccaccgccagtagcaccaccggaaccaccaccaccgccatgaCCCCTACTGCCAGTGGCACCACAGGAACCGCCATGACCACTGGATCCGCCACAACActgacctccaccgccagtagcaccacgggaactgccaccaccggaaatgccaccaccacgacccccacctccagaagcaccacgggaaccgccaccaccatcgaaaccgccacaaccctgacctccaccgccagtagGACCACAGGAACTGCCaccaccggaaacgccaccaccacgaccccTACCTCCAGTAGCACTacgggaaccgccaccaccatcGGAACCGCCACAACCTGgacctccaccgccagtagcaccacgggaaccgccgcaaccggaaacgccaccaccacgacccccacctccagaagcaccacgggaaccgccaccaccatcGAAACAgccacaaccctgacctccaccgccagtagcaccatGGGATCTGCCaccaccggaaacgccaccaccacgacccccacctccagaagcaccacgggaaccgccaccaccaccgaaaccgccacaaccctgacctccaccgccagtagGACCACAGGAACTGCCaccaccggaaacgccaccaccactACACCCACcaccagtagcaccacgggaaccgacACCACCACGACCACCAGGGCCAGTAGCACCACcggaaccaccaccaccgccatgaTCCctactgccagtagcaccacaggAACCGCCATGACCACTGGAACCGCCATaaccctgacctccaccgccagtagcaccacgggaaccgcagcaaccggaaacgccaccaccacgacccccacctccagaagcaccacgggaaccgccaccaccatcgaaaccgccacaaccctgacctccaccgccagtagcaccacgggaactgccaccaccggaaacgccaccaccacgacccccacctccagaagcaccacgggaaccgccagCACCATCGAaaccgccacaaccctgacctccactgccagaagcaccacgggaaccgccaccaccggaaacgccaccaccacgacccccacctccagtagcaccacgggaaccgccaccaccCCGACAaccaccgccagtagcaccaccgGAACTACCACCACCGCCATGACCCCTACTGCCAGTGGCACCACAGGAACCGCCATGACCACTGGAACCGCCACAACActgacctccaccgccagtagGACCACGGGAACTGCCaccaccggaaacgccaccaccacgaccccTACCTCCAGTAGCACTacgggaaccgccaccaccatcGGAACCGCCACAACCCGgacctccaccgccagtagcaccacgggaaccgccaccacTGGAAACGCCACCACCACTACATCCACcaccagtagcaccacgggaaccgacACCACTCCGACCACCAGGGCCAGTAGCACCACCGGAACAACCACCACCGCCATGAGCCCTACTGCCAGTGGCACCACAGGAACCGCCATGACCACTGGaaccgccacaaccctgacctccactgccagtagcaccacgggaaccgccgCAACCGGAAATgccaccaccacgacccccacctccagaagcaccacgggaaccgccaccaccatcgaaaccgccacaaccctgacctccaccgccagtagcaccacgggaactgccaccaccggaaacgccaccaccacgaccccTACCTCCAGTAGCACTACGGGAACCACCACCACTGGAAACGCCACCACCACTACACCCACcaccagtagcaccacgggaactgACACCACCCCGACCACCACGGCCAGTAGCACCACCGGAACCACCACTACCGCCATGATCCctactgccagtagcaccacaggAACTGCCATGACCACTGGAACCGCCACAACACTGACCTCCACCGCCAGTCGCACCACGGGAACCGCCGCAaccggaaacgccaccaccacgacccccacctccagaagcaccacgggaaccgccaccaccatcgaaaccgccacaaccctgacctccaccgccagtagcaccacgggaactgcCACCACCAGAAACGCCACCACCACTACATCCACCActagtagcaccacgggaaccaccaCGACCACGGGAACCGACACCACCCCGACcaccactgccagtagcaccaccggAATCACCGCCACtggaaacgccaccaccacgaccTCCACCTCCAGTAGCACTACGGAAATCGCCACCACCACCGGAACGGCCACCACCCCGACACCCACCGCCAGTACCACCAAGGAAACCGCAACCACCACCTCGACACCCATCACCAGTAGAACCACAGGAACTGCAACAACAACCGTGACCTCCACTGCCACTAGCACCACAggtaccaccaccaccaccggaaCCGCCAATACCCCAACCCTCACCGCCAGGAGCACCACggcaaccaccaccaccacaggaaccaccaccactccgactcccactgccagtagcaccacgggaaccaccaccaccaaaggaaccaccaccactcctaCTTCCACAGCCAGTAGTACCACAgaaaccaccagcaccaccaccacaggaaccaccaccactctgaCTCCCACTGCTAGTAGCACCAcggaaaccaccaccaccacaggaacaaCCACAGTTCCGACtaccactgccagtagcaccacggtaAACACCACCACagcaggaaccaccaccactccgactcccactgccagtagcaccacagacaccaccagcaccaccaccacaggaatcaccaccactccgactcccactgACAGTagcaccacaggaaccaccaccaccacaggaacaaACACCACTCCGACTACCACGGCCAGTAGCACCACGGTAAAAACCGCAACATCAGGAACCACCGccactccgactcccactgccagtagcaccacgggaaccaccaccaccacaggaaccagCACCACTTCGAcacccactgccagtagcaccatgggcaccaccaccaccacaggcaCCACCACCACTCCTACTACCACGGTCAGTGGCACCACAGaaaccaccatcaccatcaccacaggaaccaccaccactctgactcccactgccagtagcacgacggaaaccaccaccaccacaggaacaaCCACCACTCCGACtaccactgccagtagcaccacggtaAAAACCACCACATCAGGAACCAGCACCACTCCGTCTCCCATACCCAGTAGCACCAcagaaaccaccaccaccacaactacaggcaccaccaccactccgactcccactgccagtagcaccacgagTAGCACCACCACCAGCGGAAGcaccaccactccgactcccactgccagtagcaccacgaaAACCACCAACACATCAGGAACCACCGCTactccgactcccactgccaATAGCACCAcagaaaccatcaccaccactggaAGCACCACCACTCTGACTCCTACTGCCAGTAGCACAAcagaaaccaccaccaccacaggaaccaccaccactccgactaccactgccagtagcaccacggtaACCACCACCACATCAGGAACCAACACTACTCCGACTACCACTGCTAGTAGCACCAtgataaccaccaccaccacaggaacaaacaccactccgactcccactgccagtagcaccacggcaaccaccaccacca encodes:
- the LOC116580731 gene encoding mucin-22-like → MGTTTTTGTTTTPTTTLHHGNHHHHRNNHHSNYHCQLHHGNHHHHRNNHHSNYHCQYRSTGTTTTTGTTTTPTTTASSTTVTTTTSETTTTPTPTASSTTGTTTTTGTTTTLTPTASSTTGTTTSTGSTTTLTPTASSTTVTPTASSTTGTTTTTGTTTTPTTTASSTAETTSTTTTGTTHHGTTTTPTPTASSTTGTTTTTGTNTTPTTTASSTAENTSTTTTGTTTTLTPTASSSTETTTTTGTTTTPTTTASSTTVNTTTSGTTITPTPTASSTTETTSPTTTGTTTTSTPTASSTTETTSTTGTPRSTTGTATTTRTATTLTSTASSTTGTATTGNATTTTSTSSSTMGTATTPTTTASSTTGTTTTAMSPTASGTTGTAMTTGTATTLTSTHHRNCHHRKRHHHDPHLHTKGTATTRNATTTTPTTSSTTGTDTTPTTTASSTTGTTTTAMIPTASSTTGTTMTTGTATTLTSTDHRNCHHRKRHHHDPYLQRTTETATTIETATTLTSTASSTTGTATTGNATTTTPTSRSTTGTATTTRTATTLTSTASSTTGTATTGNATTTTSTSSSTMGTATTPTTTASSTTGTTTTAMSPTASGTTGTAMTTGTATTLTSTHYANRHHHRNRHNLDLHRQ